In the Pseudoalteromonas undina genome, one interval contains:
- a CDS encoding Ig-like domain-containing protein — protein sequence MPLNRLLSIILLSSLLIACGGGGSLEKESGTVGGDTGGDNAVLDTQVELNFEDRIVTANNPLEVVATVTDSDGQPVVRQEVSFTTTLGSFIPATASALTNTSGVATIELSAGSVEGAGTIVASYEGSTSKLGFYTAGDEPQSNESAANIDIKILQNCPDSWLNIDRDSTELDPSDCSQNSNLLGQQAIVYAKITKPGSNTPARNVLVQATTTLGILLPESLTAKTDAFGVAILNLLPGSSSGVGQVELTAQGGIASALFEINAVQVNVNLSAGIASDDVLSAGSTTIITAQIVDGSNNVFTTPLEVQFTSACAEESTPKATIDNVVTSIGGTASATYKADGCNGIDTITATVVTGGNVATKTININVAAAQTGSIAFMGATNQVLAIKGAGGQTLTENSELTFKLLDVNGNPVGQKQIDFALSQNPGGALLDSAFQFTNNEGLVTVNVRSGKAAGILSVIASHQIDSSDTSQNSVISIVSNDITITTGVPDQDSFTLAVQTFNTESLNEAGVTTDLTVFAADHFNNFVPDNTAIYIASEGGAVGTIDDEQFTPLLLCRTTDGVCNAQWRSQNPVPYHYSIYNNSVADKCDRYFGQAAPCSLGIRESELDANGNLINYLDSNGDPIALTDAPNNAPIDYPLGGRVSLLAYSVGEESFNDVSANGEFNQNEFDSTLQDLPEAFIDFNENGVFDGNLPAPTNPVDSNGGEDEWYVERSGPLNNGQYDSGDGIYNGLLCSDEALAANACTRETVNVRARSELVMSGSTPYIRAVTALNDCSLSDGIRLEASDMAGMCDINLIDISNSTPYSAISVTIFFSDIHNNPMPAGTTVTVTADNGVLRGLTDYTVVNTAQKTPISVSVNITKESEPNEVDSGFLYIEFETPGGVKTQYTVMSILDEPKV from the coding sequence ATGCCTTTAAACCGTTTGCTCAGCATTATATTGCTCAGCTCATTACTCATTGCTTGTGGCGGTGGGGGCTCACTTGAGAAAGAAAGTGGAACCGTTGGCGGTGATACTGGAGGCGACAATGCCGTACTAGATACCCAAGTTGAACTTAATTTTGAAGATCGAATCGTTACCGCTAACAATCCGCTTGAGGTCGTTGCGACTGTAACTGACAGTGATGGACAGCCTGTTGTTCGTCAAGAAGTTAGTTTTACTACAACACTTGGCTCTTTCATACCTGCTACAGCAAGCGCATTAACAAATACAAGTGGTGTTGCAACTATTGAGCTCAGTGCAGGCAGTGTTGAAGGAGCGGGAACTATTGTTGCCAGCTACGAAGGCTCCACAAGTAAGCTCGGTTTTTATACCGCAGGTGATGAGCCGCAATCTAATGAATCGGCTGCAAATATTGACATTAAAATCTTACAAAACTGTCCTGATAGTTGGTTAAATATTGATAGAGATTCTACAGAACTTGATCCATCTGATTGTTCACAAAATAGCAACTTACTTGGGCAACAAGCGATTGTTTATGCAAAAATCACAAAACCTGGTAGTAATACGCCAGCCCGTAATGTACTGGTTCAAGCGACAACCACGCTAGGAATTTTACTACCAGAAAGCTTAACAGCTAAAACTGATGCGTTTGGTGTGGCTATTTTGAATTTATTGCCTGGCAGTAGCTCAGGTGTTGGTCAAGTTGAATTAACCGCACAGGGCGGAATTGCGAGTGCTTTATTTGAAATTAACGCTGTTCAAGTAAATGTTAATTTAAGCGCGGGTATTGCTTCGGATGATGTTTTATCTGCAGGTTCTACTACTATTATTACGGCTCAGATTGTAGATGGTAGTAATAATGTATTTACTACACCGTTGGAAGTGCAATTCACTTCTGCTTGCGCAGAAGAGTCGACCCCTAAAGCCACTATCGATAATGTGGTAACGAGTATTGGTGGTACGGCAAGTGCAACTTATAAAGCTGATGGCTGTAATGGTATAGATACGATTACCGCGACTGTGGTGACTGGTGGCAATGTAGCAACAAAAACTATTAACATAAATGTTGCTGCGGCTCAAACTGGCTCAATTGCGTTTATGGGGGCGACTAATCAAGTGTTAGCTATTAAAGGAGCGGGTGGTCAAACCTTGACCGAGAACTCAGAACTCACCTTTAAGCTTTTAGATGTAAATGGAAATCCAGTGGGTCAAAAGCAAATTGATTTTGCACTTTCACAAAACCCTGGTGGGGCTCTATTAGACAGCGCATTTCAATTTACTAACAACGAAGGTTTAGTGACTGTAAACGTTCGCTCAGGAAAAGCTGCTGGTATTTTATCTGTGATTGCTTCGCATCAGATTGATAGTAGTGATACCTCACAGAATAGTGTGATCTCTATTGTTTCTAATGACATTACTATTACGACAGGTGTGCCAGATCAGGATAGTTTCACGCTTGCAGTGCAAACCTTTAATACCGAGTCATTAAACGAAGCAGGAGTAACTACAGACTTAACCGTATTTGCAGCCGATCATTTTAATAATTTTGTACCAGATAACACAGCAATTTATATTGCCAGTGAAGGTGGTGCAGTTGGCACTATTGATGATGAACAATTTACACCTTTATTACTTTGTCGCACCACAGACGGTGTGTGTAACGCTCAGTGGCGCAGCCAAAACCCTGTCCCATACCATTACAGCATTTATAATAATTCTGTTGCTGATAAGTGTGACCGCTATTTTGGTCAAGCTGCTCCTTGTTCTTTAGGTATTAGAGAGTCAGAACTGGACGCAAATGGCAATTTAATTAATTATTTAGATAGCAATGGCGATCCAATTGCGCTAACTGATGCGCCTAATAACGCGCCAATTGATTATCCACTTGGTGGACGTGTTAGCTTACTTGCTTATTCTGTGGGTGAAGAGTCGTTTAATGATGTATCTGCCAACGGTGAGTTTAATCAAAACGAGTTTGACTCAACTTTACAAGATTTGCCTGAAGCCTTTATAGATTTTAACGAAAATGGTGTGTTTGATGGGAATTTACCAGCACCAACAAACCCTGTGGATTCTAATGGTGGTGAGGATGAATGGTACGTGGAACGCTCAGGGCCATTAAATAATGGTCAGTATGACAGTGGTGATGGAATTTATAACGGCTTGTTGTGTAGTGATGAAGCTTTAGCTGCAAATGCGTGTACACGTGAAACTGTTAATGTGCGTGCTCGCTCAGAGTTAGTTATGTCAGGTAGTACACCTTATATTAGAGCTGTGACGGCTTTAAATGACTGTAGTTTAAGTGATGGTATTCGCTTAGAAGCTTCTGATATGGCAGGTATGTGCGACATAAACCTTATTGATATTAGCAACTCAACACCTTACAGCGCGATTTCAGTAACCATTTTCTTTAGTGATATTCATAACAACCCAATGCCGGCAGGTACTACTGTTACTGTAACGGCCGATAATGGTGTATTAAGAGGGTTAACAGATTACACCGTGGTTAATACAGCACAAAAAACGCCAATCTCAGTTTCCGTTAACATTACTAAAGAGTCAGAGCCAAATGAGGTTGATTCTGGGTTCTTATACATTGAATTTGAAACGCCCGGTGGTGTGAAAACTCAATATACCGTAATGTCGATTTTAGACGAACCTAAGGTTTAG